In Coregonus clupeaformis isolate EN_2021a unplaced genomic scaffold, ASM2061545v1 scaf0007, whole genome shotgun sequence, the sequence TGTGACTGAAGTCCTCATACGAGGAGAGAGCTATTCTCCATGTTCTGCTCAGTAAACACACCACTGCATTATCTGTGTTCACGCATACACCTCTAAGTATTAAGCAGAATTTCCCATTCACCTTACCACAATTTGTTTTACTAGAGGTGTTTACCAGAAAACTAATTTAGTCATTTTCAACATGAGTTAACATCAGATACTAGCTGATGTAATCAAACTGGTGCATTATTTTAATGAGCAAAACAAGTGAAGTGGGCTGAGGCCCCTCAGCAGAGGAGAGTAGCGCCAGTTTAGCGGTGAAGAGGTAAACCAGGCTCACCCTTCTTTGGGGAAGAACACAGCAGAGAATAGATGTGTTCCTCACTCACTCAAGCGCTGCCGTTCTCGCGTCTTCACCTGGGGTAATTCGGAATAAAAGGAGAAACttaaacaaacaaaacactaaatAAAACTGTTAAGTTGTAATAAAATGGGAGGGTAGCTAAATAAGAAATCAAAaggataaaaaaaagaagaaaaagatgCTGTACTATTTCTATTGCTGGGTAATGGAGGGGAAAGAGCACATTAGGGTGAATTGCCAGGTGATGTCACTTTACACTATTTTGGTGTAGCAAAACATCAGTCAAATAACTATTTGATCTTAATAAAAGCAGTTATTGTGTGTCTTTCATTTAAAAATTCAGATCACTCACATTCAAGGCCAAACATGGAGGTCAAAATTTGTCTAATCATGACACGACTTGACACGGCTGAATTTGAAATTGCTGATAATTGAATGAAGTATGGTTGAGTTTTATTGAAATGTAACAAGAACATTTTTATCAATACAAACACATCAAAGAGCTAATTGTCTTGGCGATTAAGGTTTTGCCAGACCCATTATCTAAAAGGGCAAATTTGAGAGAAAAGAGTTTTAGAAAAACACAGTTTGTCTACTTCTACAAATGCTAAACATATAACTTTTACGTAACTATTCCGGTACATGAAAAAGTGCAATTTTCCTCTCCTTTTTTCCCCACCTCTGCAACAAAACTGAAAATAAAGCTCTCAGTTTAAAGCCTTTATGTACAAGCAAAGTCCTATGCCTACCTATCAGAAATCTGGGAGGGAAAATGTCCAATGGGGAGGGGGGTCTGGGAAGGGGTTGGTGGCCAGTCACTGAACGATTCTCATGATTTCAAATGCTTTCTCAAAGAATttctctcttcttttttttttttttttacaatcgtCCAATTTTTCCTGTAAATGCCagcttaaaaaataaaaataaaaaatatcagaaatttaaaaaataataaaataatagtaAAAAATGTCCCAAGTAGCCACAAGCAAAGCAAAAAAGGATTAGCACAAATTATTAAGCAAGCTTATGTAAGTACATTCATATTTTGCTCCATACTGTAGTGCAACAAATCCATATTTCCAAAAGGGTAATGTTATTTATGCATGTtgattcattttttattttttttctatttCTTTTGAATGTGAAGGGTGATATATACACACAGCCAATCAAAGGTTGCTGTCAAAGCCCAATCCGTTCATGTTTTGTCTACTTCCATTGGTGCCCATAAGAATCTTGGTAAAACTCCTGGTTGTCATTATTGTAACCATAGTTACCAGAGTAGTCGCCACCTTGTTGCAGGGGTTGCTGGGCAATGGGTTGGGAGCCCCAGTTCTGGTTGTTGGTCTGCCGGCGCTTGGAGTCCGGTTGGTTGTAACCGTCAGCCTTCCTCTTCCCGCCCACGTTGTCCCCGCGGTTCCCCCGGGCCCCTCTGCTGCCACGGCCCCTCTGCTGGGGCGGGCCTCCCCGGCCCCCACGGCTCCCCCTCGGTACGCCCATAGGAGCCCCCCTTTGGACGTAGCCACCTCTGCCACGAGGGGGTGGTGCTCCTCTGCCTCTAGGGGGAGGGGGGGCACCCCGACTCACCCTGCCCCCCCTTCCTCTCGGCACGTAGACATCATCGTATCCCCCGTAGTAAGGGTCGTCGTAGCCACCTCGGTAGTCATGGTAGTCGTAACCACCACCGTAGTAATCATCGTAGTAGTCCTCGTAACCGTAGTAGTCTGGAGGGTAGGCATAGCCCCCTCTCCCGCCTCGGCCCCTGCCTCGCATGGGAGGTGGCATGCGAGGAGCAGGATAGTAGTAGTAATCATCATATCTGTGACAACAACAAAGCAAACACAGACATAGGAAATAAGATAAATGTCATATAGAACAGAAAACATTTTCATAATACAGTcatatagtgccttcggaaagtactcagaccccttgactttttccacattttgttaggttacatacagccttattctaaaatagggatggtgccaggtttcctccagacgtgacgcttggcattcaggccaaagaattcaatcttggtttaatcagaccagagaatcttgtttctcatggtctgagagtcattaggtgccttttggcaaactccaagcgggctgtcatgtgccttttactgaggagtggcttccgtctggccactctaccataaaggcctgattggtggagtgctgcagagatggttctccttctggaaggttctcccatctccacagaggaactctagagctctgtcagagtgaccattgggttcttggtcacctccctgaccaaggcccttctcccccgattgctccatttgcccgggcggccagctctaggaagagtcttggtgtttccaaacttcttacatttaagaatgatggaggccactgtgttcttggggaccttcaatgctgcagaaatgttttggtacccttccccagatctgcgcctcgacacaatcctgtctcggagctctacggacaattccttcgacctcatggcttggtttttgctctgacatgcactgtcaactgtgggaccttatatagacaggtgtgtgcctttccaaatcatgtccaatcaattgaatttaccacaggtggactccaatcaagttgtagaaacatctcaaggatgatcaatagaaacaggatgcatctgagctcaatctgaatacttatgtaaataaggtatttctgttttttatttgaaatacatttctaaaaattacaaaaaaactttttttgctttgtcattatggggtattgtgtgtagattgctgaggatttttttctctctttttaatccattttagaataagatgtaacgttacaaaatgtggaaaaagtcaaggggtctgaatactttccgaaagcaagAAAACATTTTACAGTCATACCAGCCACTCCAAGCGGACTGGGCGTGGCTAGGTGCGGTCGACCTCTACTCACCCTGAGGTCCTGGTTGGCTGTCTCTGGGCCTGACGCTCTTTCCTCTTCCTGTCCGGAGGCTTCGCCAGAACAATCTCTATCTCCTCGCCTTCCAATTCTTTGCCGTTCATTTGTTGCATTGCCTAAACGGTGGTGGGTTTCCCCAAGTGAATTTCCCAGAGATTCTCTACAAGCACAAGGCAAACACATAGCATGCATACTCCAAGGAGGTTTAGAAGACGCCAGTACTCACCTTTACGGCAGCATCTCTGTCCTCAAAGTGCACAAAGGCATAGTCTTTCAGCTTCTTGACCCGCTCCAACTTCCCAAACTGGGAGAAGGTTTTCTCTAGAAGATCCTCTGTGACCGGTGTGGCCAGGTTCCTCACAAACAGCACCTTTACCTGGTGGAAGATCCACACAAGAGAGTTTAGAAGTTGTTCTCTGGAATAGGACGGCCAGTTCTCTCAGTGTAATGTTTTCTACATGAAAGATATCTGGGTATTTTCTCTACACCCTAGTATCTGTGATTTAACATCCCTTTGTTGTTGTCAGACACTAGcctgagggaggggggggggatctTCAGGACCTTACCTTTGCCATAATCTCTGGGTCCGGTTCGTCTACTGGGTCTGCCCACTCAACAGTAACAGGGTTCCCCCACACCTTCACCTTGCCACTCATGAGGCGGCGACGGGCCTGGGCGGCAGTTTTGTGGTCCTCGTATTCCAAGAAGCAGAAGCCACGGTTCTTCTTTTTGTCGTCTGGCTGGTGGTAGAGTATCACCTCTACGAGGCCCTCTGGTGGAAGCACACAGAAGTGCATGGTCCAAAAAAGAAATCACAGGAAAAGCCTCCATTCCACTGATTGTATAATATGAGTGTCATATGATTGACTAGGACATGAGGTCACCGGTAAGAATAGATTAATTAAATTATTTGGGATGAATGTCAGAACACACAGGGCTGCACCAACTAATATACAGTATGAAGACAGTGAAAGAACAGCAGATATATCATTCTTAATTctattccttacttagatttgtgtgtatttagTAAATGTTGTGACAtttttagatattacttgttagatattcctGCACCgtaggagctagaagcacaagcatttcgcaaaacacccgcaataacatctgctaaacacgtgtatgtgacaaatacaatttgatttgaggtCTTTATATCTAGGTGTGGTACCCAGGTATTCAATCATGAATAAAACATGTAGGAACAAATCACTGATCTTCTCAGAAAACGTAATAATCTCCAACTAACTATCTGTGAAAGTATGTAAGTATCTCCAATTTCCTTTTACTTGTCAGCCAAcatttcaaatataaaacattATTTAGATTGAGGGCACAAAGAAATATGATACAAAAATGGTACTGATCTTTCTCTAACCTGTGACTTTGCTGAAATCTTCCAATATGCTTTCTCTTGTCTTGTTCTTTGGAATTGACCCAACAAACAGCCGATTGTTTGCGACAGAGATGCAGACACCCAGGTATTTACCCGACCGGATTTCATAATTATCACActagaacaaaaatatcaacaaaAGGTGTTCTCAAAATTGAGCCCCACACAGATAAGTCATGCACAGTTACACTTCCCAGATAAGACACAGTGACCAACCTGTCTAAAAGGTTCGAAGCAAACACTGTAAATGACCAAGTCATGCTCTTTACTTGTGGTGATTAAAAGGGGAAATCTTACAAGCTTGACGGCCTCTAGGGCAGCATCTTTATTGCAGAAGGTGATGAAGGCATATCCTCTGTTCTGACCCGAAAGGAGGGGGTCCATCATCAGACGCAGGTCCCAAATGGGCCCAGCTTTCTCAAACAGAGGGACCAGCTCATCCTCATACAGGTCTCTGGGGATCTTGCCAACAAATACCTGCATTGATAAGATCAAAATGTCAAATTACATGCATACTGTGTAGCATTGACTTTATTCAATGCATTTTTGACTTGGACAAGATGGCGCTCTCTAGAAACTTAAAGAGGTCGATTTGTGAAAAGGCATAATAGATAATATCATAACTTTAAAGGCTGAGTAAGATGTTTCAGAAGCTTGTAGATTCATTACGTACCAACAACAGCTGCAAATCCCAATAAAACTACATcactagtcccgtgtagctcagttggaagagcatggcgcttgcaacgccagggttgtggattcgtttcccatggggggccagtatgaaaaatgtatgcactcactaactgtaagtcactctggataagagcgtctgctaaatgactaaaatgtaaagttgaCATTCCTGCCTTTGTCTACCTATACTAAAAATGTTGTGGTTCAAAGTGCGGTGTTTATTTAGTTCCAATAGCGCAAACGTTTTCTAGCAAGTTTGGAACTGCATTATGGCATTCACTAACCATAAACTATTCACATATAATAGATTTTAATttgggtatacagttgaagtctgaagtttacatacacttaggttggagtcattaaaactcgtttttcaaccactccacaaatttcttgttaacaaactatagttttggcaagttggttaggacatctactttgtgtatgacacaagtaatttttccaacaattgtttacagacagattatttaacttataattcactgtatcacaattccagtaggtcagaagtttacatacaataagttgactgtgcatttaaacagcttggaaaattccagaaaatgatgtcatggctttagaagcttctgataggctaattgacataatttgagtcaattggaggtgtacctgtggatgaatttcaaggcctaccttcaaaatcaatgcctctttgcttgacatcatgggaaaatcaaaagaaatcagccaagacctcagaatttttttttagacctccacaagtctggttcatccttgggagcaatttccaaacgcctgaaggtcccacgttcatctgtacaaacaatagtacgcaagtataaaatccatgggaccacgcagccgtcataccgctcaggaatgagacgcattctgtctcctagagatgaacgtactttggtgcgaaaagtgcaaatcattcccagaacaacagcaaaggaccttgtgaagatattggaggaaatgggtacaaaagtatctatatccacagtaaaacgagtcctatatcgacataacctgaaaggccgctcagcaaggaaggaaccactgctccaaaaccgccataaaaaagccagactacggtttgcaactgcacaaagatcgtactttttggagaaatgtcctctggtctgatgaaacaaaaatagaactgtttggccataatgaccatcgttatgtttggaggaaaaagggggttgcttgcaagccgaagaacaccatcccaaccgtgaagcacggggtggcagcatcatgctgtgggggtgctttgctgcaggagggactggtgcacttcacaaaatagatggcatcatgaggaaggaaaattatgtggatatattgaagcaacatctcaagacgtcaggaagttaaagcttggtcgcaaatgggtcttccaaatggacaatgaccccaagcatacttccaaagttgtggcaaaatggcttaaggacaacaaagtcaaggtattggagtggccctcacaaagccctgacctcaatcctatagaccatttgtgggcagaactgaaaaagcgtgtgcgagcaaggaggcctacaaacctgactcagttacaccagctctgtcaggaggaatgggccaaaattcacccaacgtattgtgggaagcttgtggaaggctacccgaaacgtttgacccaagttaaacaatttaaagacaatgctaccaaatactaattgagtgtatgtaaatgtctgacccactgggaatgtgatgaaagaaataaaaga encodes:
- the LOC121538975 gene encoding heterogeneous nuclear ribonucleoprotein R-like, with amino-acid sequence MAAEVNGSSAPVKEEDEPMDITVTHTENYQTLIDAGLPQKVAESLDNIFQTGLVAYADLDERAIDALREFNEEGALSVLLQFRESDLSHVQNKSAFLCGVMKTYRQREKQGSKVQESTKGPDETKIKALLETTGYTLDVTTGQRKYGGPPPDEVYSGAQPGIGTEVFVGKIPRDLYEDELVPLFEKAGPIWDLRLMMDPLLSGQNRGYAFITFCNKDAALEAVKLCDNYEIRSGKYLGVCISVANNRLFVGSIPKNKTRESILEDFSKVTEGLVEVILYHQPDDKKKNRGFCFLEYEDHKTAAQARRRLMSGKVKVWGNPVTVEWADPVDEPDPEIMAKVKVLFVRNLATPVTEDLLEKTFSQFGKLERVKKLKDYAFVHFEDRDAAVKAMQQMNGKELEGEEIEIVLAKPPDRKRKERQAQRQPTRTSGYDDYYYYPAPRMPPPMRGRGRGGRGGYAYPPDYYGYEDYYDDYYGGGYDYHDYRGGYDDPYYGGYDDVYVPRGRGGRVSRGAPPPPRGRGAPPPRGRGGYVQRGAPMGVPRGSRGGRGGPPQQRGRGSRGARGNRGDNVGGKRKADGYNQPDSKRRQTNNQNWGSQPIAQQPLQQGGDYSGNYGYNNDNQEFYQDSYGHQWK